Proteins from a single region of Verrucosispora sp. NA02020:
- a CDS encoding CPBP family intramembrane glutamic endopeptidase, with protein MLALYGALAAMCLAMTAVIGTTVMLAVAVTTAGPPEQSGTLTLNGIGERLTVLPILLCLIVVQTAAEEVVTRGVILQAVGRFTRSPWPAVLVQAAVFTALHGAGEVSGMVGVLVVGVALGWITVRTGGLAAAIAFHIVVNSLAALTAVVYGATSPTDNAATGSWPQALILGGTTTGYVLLVNLLIRPLGVTTTVRDLVLRQASDTARISAAVPKAVPRYPSASPSFESLHDQEAHTPS; from the coding sequence GTCATGCTCGCCGTGGCCGTCACCACCGCCGGCCCACCCGAACAGTCCGGCACCCTGACGCTGAACGGCATCGGTGAGCGCCTCACCGTGCTGCCGATCCTGCTGTGCCTCATCGTGGTCCAGACCGCAGCCGAGGAAGTCGTCACCCGCGGCGTGATCCTCCAGGCCGTCGGCCGCTTCACCCGCTCCCCGTGGCCCGCCGTCCTCGTCCAAGCGGCTGTCTTCACCGCCCTGCACGGCGCCGGTGAGGTGTCAGGAATGGTGGGCGTGCTGGTGGTCGGGGTCGCGCTCGGCTGGATCACGGTCCGCACCGGCGGCCTGGCAGCCGCCATCGCCTTTCACATCGTTGTCAACAGCCTGGCCGCACTCACGGCTGTGGTCTACGGGGCTACGAGCCCCACCGACAACGCCGCCACCGGGTCCTGGCCCCAAGCCCTCATCCTCGGCGGCACCACCACCGGCTATGTCCTGCTCGTCAACCTGCTGATCCGGCCATTGGGCGTCACCACCACCGTCCGCGATCTCGTCTTACGGCAAGCCAGCGACACGGCCCGGATCAGCGCGGCCGTACCGAAAGCCGTTCCCCGCTATCCCTCTGCTAGCCCCTCGTTCGAGTCTCTCCACGATCAGGAAGCGCACACCCCCTCATGA